The DNA window ATAGCTGACACATCCTGAAAAAGGAAAGATGTCTTCCACATCCTTAGATTTAATGTGGAAATAGATTATTAAAATAAGTGTTACTGTGGAGGTGAATGTTAAGTCCAGAGACTCAGCTAGGTGAGTGACAGACACTATACAAACAAATGATTTCACAAACCACTTTACAGGACGTTTGGTGGGAAAAGCTATAAACCTGCCATCGTCTCTGTCTTTGACAATAAGGATCTGGcagtacagtaagtgcattGTCATCTGAAAAATGAGTCCATCTCTGTTGTGGCTGCCAAGCAGCCGGCCAGTTCTCCTTACCTTCCCTCTGCACAGGAAAGCCATTAATGTGCACCACTGCTCCTGcttgcctcctcctcctcccaccaccGGGGCCCTCTCGTGGGCCAGCAGGCTGACGAAGCGCGCCGCCTGTCGCGGACTCTCCAGCAGCCGGCCCGCCCGGAGGACATGCACGTAGGAACACACGGGCCTGTTGACGCCGTTCTCATCCTGCAGAGAGCAAAGGACACACCCAGAGGTAATGGGACAGCTTGGAGCCAGAGAGGAATTTGAGGAGTTCAGGGTTCGATAGTCCCTAAACTGGTTAGGAATATGAGAAGCCACCAACACACTAAACCAGTGTCTGAGTGGCAAGAAGCAAATGAATTTGGTTGTTCTGAGGAACTACCATACTAATCAGTGTCTGCGTATATATGTAACCCATTCCCTCTGCTATTCACTCCACAGATCTATTGTTAAGAAAAGTGAGTAAAGAAAATgcctgataaaaaaaaaccaagagTTTCGAAATAAAAGTAAGCAAAACTACGTCATAGAAATGTTTAATCCCCCCACATGTGAATTTAGACGAACCTGTGCAAAGATCTTGACCATTTTGGATTGGTGTGATGGCCGTATCTCAAGGAACTCCCTCCACCACTGTTTGGCATAAACCAAGAAGAGTCTCTCCTTCTCCGCCGTCCTCTGCCTCTCCAGTGATTGCTGAATGGAAAAATACACGGTGACGTCAATATAGAGCTTTGATGTTTCTTTTACAATGCTGCCTTTCTATCAACTCTGATTGATCTTAACAGCATTAATGGAATTCTGTTGCGATGATTCCCTATTGGTTCACGGGGTTATTTTACTGATGAATAATGAAGCAGATGAATAAACAGACGGAGAGATAAAGAGACTCCAGTATGCTGACCTGTGTGCTGATGATGTCAGTGCCCAGAGTCTCTGTGAGAGGAGGGTAGAGCTCCAGACTGACAGTCAAAACACCAGCTGGGACTTTACATTCACTTcctgttgacacacacacacacacacacacattactgaaAGCTGTTGCCACATCACTTAGAGCTGGGAAGAGACAGGCAAACTGCAGATGTTTTTCAAAAACCTTATATTTCAAACATATGCTTGCTAATTTACTGTTAGTACATGGAAATAGCTGTTAATAATtcacagcagtggttcccagcaTGGGGGCTAGGACCCTTCCATGGAGTCACGGGATCATTAATGGGacataaagaagaaaaatattgaaaatcaTTTACATCAGATGATGCAAGTGGTTCCCTAGTAGGAAGACTTCAGGAGTTTTTTGACTAAGTGCAATATTGTTAGAATTGCAGCTGGTTACATTGTATCTATCACTGTGATTTCAGTGGTATGTAATACTTCACTACTACTACACTAATGTAGAGCCTAATGTGACGAAGAATGTAACCAAAAGATGTCTGTGCACAGGTGCATTAGCTGTAGAAACAGGCAGGTTTAGCGGTCTCCCAGAAGAGAAAGGGCTTTGTTTCTTATGTGATTTAGGTGAGACTGAAGATGAAGTCCATTTGATCTTTTAATGCTTAGTGTATGATAATataagagcttttttttttttaataaatgaaatgtctgCCATGTACGATCAGGTCTTCTGACTGGATGATTATTAAAAACTTGAGGCGACACAGTTCTTTGTTTGGAATTTAATGTTGATGTAATGTTGCTTTCTGACTAACGTTGTTTCACCACTGCAGCAGTATTGTTTTGTGTGGGCTGGGCACTTGTatgtgcatgacacaataaaCTACTACTCTACTCCACCAATGAACTGCATTCATCATTCCTCACTCTTACAGCCACAGAGATGTTaccttttaaagaaataaagatattaattattcactcttgtatTCACTGCAGCAGAATCACCGTTCCTCACCAACTCCCATCAGCTCCACAGCAAGGCAGGTCTTCCCACTGGGCGAGCTGAGGACTGTCCTCCAGTCCAGAAAACAGGACGAGACCAGCGTTGTCTCACTGGAGGTGTCCGTCTTGATCAGCACCAAGTGAGCCGGGTCACACATAGACAGCATGGTGGTCGCATCCGCCATTTTACTGCCGTCTCCTGCAGTTTCAAAAAGTAATTCCGAAACGACAAACTCAGTACTGACAATAACACGAAGCAGCAGCATAACAACCGCTGGTCCTAACTGACTGACACTGTTAACAGTGCTAATTTACACGTACCTATGCCATCTCTGTGGATCTCTAAGAGGAAGCCCTCCTTCAGGTCAGGATCGCAGGCGCAGGGCACTGGCTTTGAGCGAAACCTCTGGTTGCGGAAGTGCAGGTAGAGCGTAAATGTAGAACACACCTGACCAGGTAAAGGCTCTGGCTCCTGGAGGTGCTCCAGAAAGGCCTTACCACCAAGCACTTGGAGATACAGATACCGCCTGGAGGGGTCAATATTGGCTGAGAGAATGAAAAGAACAAGGACAACCTAAGTGATGGAAAATAGGCCAGGCTATTATGTTGGTTTATTCGGGTTTGTAAATGATGTTTCTTACTTTTTTCCAGCTGAGTAATATTCTTGTCAACAAAGTGAGTAGCGGGCTTCGAAGGAGATCCTgtttctgcatctgtgggtACTTCCTACGAATGAATTAACGTGAACTGCTGTCAGCCTAATCATCAAGTATATCCATCTGAAAGTTGCCTGCAAAGTGTTGGCCAACCTGGGTAAAATGTAGGTCCTTCATCACATCATCTATGATGCCCCTGCGCTGCAGAGCACGTAGGAAATCCGCCTCAGACAGAGATCGATGTGCTGGACCTTGGTCATCCCTCACAGTCTCAGCCAGCACCTCTCGGATCTTCCCGTGGATATCCATCTGATAACCAGAAAAGACAGGATAAACGCCACATTCCTACACACTTCACCCCAAACAAGAGTCACAAAGAGAATATCTTCTTAAGACGGACCCTTTGTCATTTAAGGATAATTGTGTATCTGTGGCTTTCCCCATCCCACAGCAAATTCCCGATTAATAAAAATGCACTAACACTGACATCACACTGCCCCACTTTGTGCTTGTTTACAAGCACTCATCCCTCTTCGCTGTGTTGAGGAGAGTGGTGGGCAAAATGAACATCTTGATGAGAAAGGAGTTTCCCATCAAGATTTTTTCATATCAGTAGACCTACAAGAAGATATCCAAGGGAACAATATGTTTGAACCGTGTTAAAAGAGCTGCACCAACAACTTTTGGTAAAGTTAAATATTTCCCACCCACGTTGTCTGTTGATCTCCATTTCATTAGAATCTTAGTGTAAATGCAGGCTCAAAATAGAATATGCTTTCCAGACATGAATATCttgatgtaaacacaaaaacagcgGTTCCAGTTactagggggaaaaaatcctaTGGGACAAATACAATtactttaatattaatactGGTAATTCATGTATCAGTGCATCTCTACCTACTGCTACTCATCGGACctacttgtactgtatgtactgtacttcagAGAGCCTACAGATCGGCTGTACAGGCAAATCCTATTGGCGTGTTTAGGAGGATAACAGTTAAGTAAAGCGCCATAGTGTGGAAATAACAACCGAATAACGTTTTAAATAATGCCAtcttagatatatatatatatatatatatatatacagccgAACTTAATAAAAGACAGAGTTAAGTTGTGCTAAATCTTAAAATATGATTTATCATGTGTGTACTTTGGCCAATACGCATGTAAACATTAATTTGCTATATTTTCGAATGGCAGTTGTACCGGACTCCCTGAAAACGCATATGCACAGGCCTAACTGTTAAACCATGTGTCATACGATTTACGGCATACAAACGGacattgtttgctaacacaaaCATGTGAGGAAATCAAAGCTATGTAGTTTGCTCACCTTGAGCAGATGGTTGTGAATGATTTGCTTCAACTCGGAAGCTTTCTCTGGAGGCAGAGACATTACAGTTGATGAGCTCTGGCCAGTTTTGAGCAAAAATAGCTAGCTACGTTAGTAACAGGGTACTATCAGGAACGATAAACAACTGTAGTTTTCTTGTTTGAGCAATATTTGATCCTTGTAAACACGCGTCGTCTGTAACACAACCAAACGTCCATGACAGCCAGTGGACGATCACAGCTGCCAGTTTAAACTGTGGCGGAAAAGCAAGCGGGAAAACGGCTGCACTGCTGCCTGACAACGTCCTGTGGCCAAAACTGTAGTGGTATTCAACAATTCAGTCCTAGAACAAAGTAATACACGTCGAGTGGGATCTTACTGACGAGATGCTTCATTTTAGGGGACgtttatttaattttggttggaggtatttttcattttactcGGGGATTGTATCGGTTGCCCTGTTGTCGTCACGATCTGCGTCAACCAGTAAAGGACCCTTTTGTAGTCCAAGTTGTAGTTTGTATTAACAGGCCTGTTTAACAGCTATTTGCCTGTTACTATTTGTTTTAATATCAAATCAACCAGTTTCATATAAGGCACTTTTGCTTTACTTAATATAGAGCATGCATGTGATTATTCTGTTTACAGtacacaaagaaaagagaagcaCATCTGCATTGTTATTTTAGTGGATGGCTCACACAACAAATGCAGCCTCCACACACGCCAGTGCCATCCC is part of the Siniperca chuatsi isolate FFG_IHB_CAS linkage group LG9, ASM2008510v1, whole genome shotgun sequence genome and encodes:
- the cep76 gene encoding centrosomal protein of 76 kDa codes for the protein MSLPPEKASELKQIIHNHLLKMDIHGKIREVLAETVRDDQGPAHRSLSEADFLRALQRRGIIDDVMKDLHFTQEVPTDAETGSPSKPATHFVDKNITQLEKTNIDPSRRYLYLQVLGGKAFLEHLQEPEPLPGQVCSTFTLYLHFRNQRFRSKPVPCACDPDLKEGFLLEIHRDGIGDGSKMADATTMLSMCDPAHLVLIKTDTSSETTLVSSCFLDWRTVLSSPSGKTCLAVELMGVGSECKVPAGVLTVSLELYPPLTETLGTDIISTQQSLERQRTAEKERLFLVYAKQWWREFLEIRPSHQSKMVKIFAQDENGVNRPVCSYVHVLRAGRLLESPRQAARFVSLLAHERAPVVGGGGGKQEQWCTLMAFLCRGKGDCEDHATLLCSLLLGFGLDAYVCVGTKAKGMPHTWVLTRSTDGSITFWESLTAHRYLHHAIDPDAPPLAPQPKPSSPYRTVGCVFNHQTFLANCQPSDAVELCVFDFQNQSRWKAMSEEALRSVCAPGSTTSLPPLPPLCAPSLDPAAASNQLELEMRYLVSEHRKDLELATVWDDHLSYLLSSALSAYELERCTGVSCGNEEFQDAVRRAVPDGHTFKGFPIHFLHRNARRAFATCLRSPFCEEIVCCRGDHVRLAVRVRVFVYPENACAVWLMFACKYRSVL